From Apis cerana isolate GH-2021 linkage group LG10, AcerK_1.0, whole genome shotgun sequence, one genomic window encodes:
- the LOC107995696 gene encoding nucleoside diphosphate kinase 7 isoform X2: protein MFDLKTKKTFLKRSKCEGIQARDFYIGAIVTIFSRNIKITNYADCATQTKLQTKMQKTFAIVKPCVVDKLGEILKIIISSQLHIVNIKMIKLSYEQAMELYQDKKEETNIAYMVNYIASGPIVTLELIGDNAITRWQEVMGPEDSKEVIAKAPSSIRALYGKDDIHNAVHGSENEKAAERELQYFFPSPKSGRKGPTNTATLENCICCIIKPHAIQAKLIGNIVDDIQKAGYTISAIQQFFVNPFDAEEFLEVYKGVLPDYAAMVEELQSGPCIVMEIKHKDEKFDVQAEFRKLCGPMDPDIARQVRPDTLRAKYGKTKVQNAVHCSDLPEDGILEVEYFFKILENS, encoded by the exons ATG tttgatttaaaaactaaaaaaacatttctaaaAAGATCAAAATGCGAAGGTATTCAAGCaagagatttttatataggtgctattgtaacaatattttcacgaaatataaagataacaaATTATGCAGATTGTGCTACacaaacaaaattacaaacaaaaatgcaaaa aacatTTGCAATAGTGAAGCCTTGTGTTGTTGATAAATTaggagaaatattaaaaataattatttcttctcagttacatattgtaaatatcaaaatgattaAGTTATCATATGAACAAGCAATGGAACTCtatcaagataaaaaagaagaaaccaaTATAgc gTATATGGTAAATTATATCGCTTCTGGTCCTATTGTAACTTTAGAGTTGATAGGTGATAATGCAATTACACGATGGCAAGAAGTGATGGGACCAGAAGATAGCAAGGAAGTTATTGCAAAAGCCCCATCTTCCATTAGAGCACTATATGGTAAAGATGATATTCATAATGCAGTACATGGttcagaaaatgaaaaagcagCAGAAAGA gaATTACAATACTTTTTTCCTAGTCCAAAAAGTGGGAGAAAGGGACCAACAAATACAGCAACATTAGAAAACTGTATTTGCTGTATTATTAAACCACATGCTATTCAAGCAAAATTAATTG GAAATATTGTGGATGATATACAAAAAGCTGGTTATACTATTTCTGCAATACagcaattttttgttaatccATTTGATGcagaagaatttttagaagTTTATAAAGGAGTTCTTCCTGATTATGct gctATGGTGGAAGAATTGCAATCAGGACCATGTATTGTTATGGAAATAAAgcataaagatgaaaaatttgatgttCAAgcagaatttagaaaattatgtgGACCTATGGATCca gatATTGCACGACAAGTGAGGCCAGATACTCTTCGAGCAAAATATGGCAAAACTAAAGTACAAAATGCTGTACATTGTTCTGATTTACCAGAGGATGGAATCTTAGag gtggagtatttctttaaaattcttgagaACAGCTaa
- the LOC107995696 gene encoding nucleoside diphosphate kinase 7 isoform X1 — MTDMNEKYTFEAEWYDKVASVLKKFYLYYYPFDNTVELFDLKTKKTFLKRSKCEGIQARDFYIGAIVTIFSRNIKITNYADCATQTKLQTKMQKTFAIVKPCVVDKLGEILKIIISSQLHIVNIKMIKLSYEQAMELYQDKKEETNIAYMVNYIASGPIVTLELIGDNAITRWQEVMGPEDSKEVIAKAPSSIRALYGKDDIHNAVHGSENEKAAERELQYFFPSPKSGRKGPTNTATLENCICCIIKPHAIQAKLIGNIVDDIQKAGYTISAIQQFFVNPFDAEEFLEVYKGVLPDYAAMVEELQSGPCIVMEIKHKDEKFDVQAEFRKLCGPMDPDIARQVRPDTLRAKYGKTKVQNAVHCSDLPEDGILEVEYFFKILENS, encoded by the exons atgacggatatgaatgaaaaatatacatttgaaGCTGAATGGTATGACAAAGTAGCTAGtgttttgaaaaagttttatctCTACTATTATCCATTCGATAATACGGTTGAATTG tttgatttaaaaactaaaaaaacatttctaaaAAGATCAAAATGCGAAGGTATTCAAGCaagagatttttatataggtgctattgtaacaatattttcacgaaatataaagataacaaATTATGCAGATTGTGCTACacaaacaaaattacaaacaaaaatgcaaaa aacatTTGCAATAGTGAAGCCTTGTGTTGTTGATAAATTaggagaaatattaaaaataattatttcttctcagttacatattgtaaatatcaaaatgattaAGTTATCATATGAACAAGCAATGGAACTCtatcaagataaaaaagaagaaaccaaTATAgc gTATATGGTAAATTATATCGCTTCTGGTCCTATTGTAACTTTAGAGTTGATAGGTGATAATGCAATTACACGATGGCAAGAAGTGATGGGACCAGAAGATAGCAAGGAAGTTATTGCAAAAGCCCCATCTTCCATTAGAGCACTATATGGTAAAGATGATATTCATAATGCAGTACATGGttcagaaaatgaaaaagcagCAGAAAGA gaATTACAATACTTTTTTCCTAGTCCAAAAAGTGGGAGAAAGGGACCAACAAATACAGCAACATTAGAAAACTGTATTTGCTGTATTATTAAACCACATGCTATTCAAGCAAAATTAATTG GAAATATTGTGGATGATATACAAAAAGCTGGTTATACTATTTCTGCAATACagcaattttttgttaatccATTTGATGcagaagaatttttagaagTTTATAAAGGAGTTCTTCCTGATTATGct gctATGGTGGAAGAATTGCAATCAGGACCATGTATTGTTATGGAAATAAAgcataaagatgaaaaatttgatgttCAAgcagaatttagaaaattatgtgGACCTATGGATCca gatATTGCACGACAAGTGAGGCCAGATACTCTTCGAGCAAAATATGGCAAAACTAAAGTACAAAATGCTGTACATTGTTCTGATTTACCAGAGGATGGAATCTTAGag gtggagtatttctttaaaattcttgagaACAGCTaa